Proteins encoded together in one Branchiostoma floridae strain S238N-H82 chromosome 18, Bfl_VNyyK, whole genome shotgun sequence window:
- the LOC118405426 gene encoding uncharacterized protein LOC118405426 codes for MHMDVIVMVMTGQQWTTVPHNTHIRSGDENIKLKEIDLTGILASGQFWRLQFPLSEYRGEISEVNFFQACSGVERTVCTDGNCDVHEVVCDGIVDCDDGSDENNCDKEICPSGVAINKAEVCDGTDDCGDNTDEQNCCERQGRLACSNGHCIGSQKMCANTHIPCFGEPKGQYARCDDVEDCWDGSDESCSVSACDNGALFHQLSRCDGRDDCGDNSDEQNCVCYYLRDRGTSYRGRVNRDNSCQFWTSQYPHTHNHTPQAYPRAGLERNYCRNPDGKDRPWCYTNNPLIRWMYCEEVFACDAPPTRCFYALDKGRSYAGQTNRAGDRVCQRWDSQSSHSHPHTPQRVCKRWDSQYPHSHPHTPQAHPDAGLEENFCRNPDNKERPWCYTMDASKRWDFCDVMECADPPSPDSADQDCHGAYTCEFSSKRLCYCDKDCGFFGDCCEDFQEGSKSQTPSDHHHLKWDCVPGFSRGFTRENENKESYWMVADCPGEWTDDVTRDKCLRQVDPFNPSELVYRMPVEDTSNVPYRNIFCAICNNVSLTETILWMSKVECTGMLALSPQIPRGSQEYNSIIEASWEYCFGTKTIVFVPLNISHARRCVQANILEESCDISSCMSYSYPIGTGYKIYKNFHCALCEGLSLTAAAKLKCASALDPFVRNQCTNPTACPSRFSLTNLFNFNSYGSGGNSPNQCPSDTLYDPFADSCRLFSSTRRTHGSLNNTTPLQNCSKPALTFTAEEFRVLPNGSVHLLGSNVSCPAEQVAILNTTASICGECILQYFSNYTQTANPWDADQGWLTLGLVIVSAVAVFGFVVHNIRSGRWEKVPEKLKVQMLVCMALAEVLFVVRVRVPLGPACTAFAILLHYFLLTAFTSMNALAMDLFLTFRDALERKKLYQYLLYTWLMPMPIVVVTLIVEFGSSVRVGYGENCWIGDPISSLVAFGVPVLSALLVNAVLITFVLLALRKSFEIADKAKSRSHISKAWVYLRICFLTGFTWILGFIYPYVNSRAVEYIFIVLNSSQGLLLTLILTITSKVVQKWKVAIRARFGLTQPKQNAGVTNTANNNQTTATACKTSSSADIPMTTIADVEENRKRTQLDRPHQGRGCTAIVTNLTTTACGTDFAIEMPKTTLADVENTARSHLDKPQQDGATATASTKLTPAGETGVMVPATNVTPLPATNVTPLPATNVTPLPATNVTQWGKTVETAKQNLSVTREGVVQSLLQL; via the exons ATGCATATGGATGTTATAGTCATGGTTATGACAGGACAGCAATGGACCACTGTGCCGCACAACACACACATCAGGAGTGGTGACGAAAATATTAAACTGAAAGAGATCGACCTGACTGGTATCCTCGCCTCGGGACAGTTTTGGCGTCTGCAGTTCCCATTGAGTGAATATCGTGGAGAAATCAGCGAGGTCAATTTTTTCCAGG CGTGCTCCGGAGTTGAGAGGACGGTGTGTACAGACGGTAACTGTGACGTCCATGAGGTGGTCTGTGACGGCATAGTGGACTGTGACGACGGGAGCGATGAAAACAACTGCG ATAAAGAGATCTGTCCGAGTGGAGTCGCCATCAACAAGGCAGAGGTGTGTGACGGTACAGACGACTGTGGAGACAATACAGACGAGCAGAACTGCT GTGAGCGTCAAGGTAGGCTGGCCTGCAGCAATGGACATTGTATAGGTTCACAAAAAATGTGTGCCAATACCCACATACCCTGCTTTGGTGAACCGAAAGGACAATATGCTAGATGTGACGATGTGGAGGATTGTTGGGATGGCAGCGACGAGTCCTGCT CGGTCTCTGCATGTGACAATGGAGCCCTGTTCCACCAGCTTTCTCGGTGTGACGGCAGAGACGACTGTGGGGACAACAGTGACGAGCAGAACTGTG TCTGTTACTATCTTCGGGACAGAGGGACAAGCTACAGGGGCCGTGTAAACCGTGACAACTCCTGTCAGTTCTGGACATCTCAGTACCCTCACACCCATAACCACACTCCCCAGGCCTACCCACGGGCAGGGCTGGAGcggaactactgccggaacccgGACGGGAAGGACAGGCCGTGGTGCTACACAAACAACCCGCTCATCAGGTGGATGTACTGCGAGGAGGTCTTCGCATGTGACG cTCCACCGACGCGATGCTTCTACGCATTGGATAAGGGAAGGAGCTACGCAGGACAGACTAACAG ggcaggagaccgggtgtgtcagagatgggactcccagtcctCCCACAGCCAcccccacacaccacag cgggtgtgtaagagatgggactcccagtaCCCCCACAGCCAcccccacacaccacaggctcatCCTGATGCAGGCCTGGAGGAGAACTTCTGCCGTAACCCTGACAACAAGGAGCGGCCCTGGTGCTACACCATGGATGCGTCGAAGAGATGGgacttctgtgacgtcatggaaTGTGCTG ATCCCCCATCACCAGACTCTGCCGACCAGGACTGCCATGGAGCCTACACCTGTGAATTTTCGTCCAAACGACTCTGCTACTGTGACAAAGACTGCGGCTTTTTCGGTGACTGCTGCGAAGACTTTCA AGAAGGCAGTAAATCCCAAACACCGTCTGACCATCACCATCTGAAGTGGGACTGTGTTCCTGGCTTTTCTCGTGGCTTCACtagagaaaatgaaaataaagagtCCTATTGGATGGTGGCTGACTGCCCAGGTGAATGGACAGATGACGTCACGAGGGATAAGTGTTTAAGACAAGTGGACCCCTTCAACCCAAGTGAGCTAGTCTACCGAATGCCTGTAGAGGACACGTCAAACGTCCCCTACAGAAACATATTCTGTGCaatttgtaacaatgtttctttgaCAGAGACAATTCTTTGGATGTCGAAAGTTGAGTGTACAGGGATGCTTGCCTTGTCTCCACAAATCCCTAGGGGTTCCCAAGAATACAACAGCATCATTGAAGCCAGTTGGGAATATTGCTTTGGAACGAAGACAATAGTGTTTGTCCCTTTAAACATATCACATGCAAGGCGATGTGTCCAGGCTAATATTTTAGAAGAGAGTTGTGATATCTCCTCCTGTATGTCCTACAGTTACCCAATAGGCACTGGGTATAAGATTTACAAAAATTTTCACTGTGCTCTTTGTGAAGGGCTTTCTCTTACGGCAGCCGCCAAACTTAAGTGTGCTTCTGCTTTGGATCCATTTGTCCGAAATCAATGCACTAATCCTACTGCCTGTCCCTCAAGATTCTCACTAACTAATCTGTTCAACTTTAATTCCTATGGCAGTGGTGGAAACAGTCCCAATCAGTGTCCTTCCGACACTTTATACGATCCATTTGCCGACTCATGCCGGTTATTCTCGTCTACCCGTAGAACTCACGGCTCGTTAAACAATACCACCCCCttacaaaactgcagcaaaccCGCTCTGACGTTCACAGCGGAAGAGTTCCGAGTCCTTCCCAATGGTAGCGTCCACCTGTTGGGTTCTAACGTGTCCTGCCCAGCTGAGCAGGTGGCCATTCTGAACACAACAGCATCGATTTGCGGGGAGTGCATTCTTCAGTACTTCTCAAACTACACACAGACAGCTAACCCTTGGGACGCTGACCAGGGCTGGTTAACCCTAGGTCTTGTGATAGTGTCCGCTGTAGCAGTGTTTGGTTTCGTGGTCCACAATATCAGGTCTGGTCGGTGGGAGAAAGTCCCAGAAAAGCTGAAGGTTCAGATGTTGGTATGTATGGCGCTCGCTGAAGTCTTGTTTGTGGTACGTGTGCGGGTCCCCCTCGGACCGGCCTGTACAGCGTTCGCGATACTTCTACACTACTTCCTGTTGACGGCCTTCACATCCATGAACGCTCTAGCCATGGACCTCTTTCTAACGTTTCGTGATGCTTTAGAAAGGAAGAagctgtaccagtacctgttgTACACATGGCTGATGCCGATGCCTATAGTCGTAGTGACTTTGATTGTGGAATTCGGCAGTTCCGTCAGGGTGGGTTACGGAGAGAACTGTTGGATTGGTGATCCCATCAGCAGTCTGGTGGCTTTTGGGGTTCCTGTCCTCAGCGCCCTTCTGGTCAATGCTGTCTTGATCACTTTTGTTTTGCTGGCCTTACGGAAGTCATTTGAGATAGCCGACAAGGCAAAGTCACGTTCGCACATCAGTAAGGCTTGGGTTTACTTGCGTATCTGCTTCCTGACGGGGTTCACCTGGATTCTCGGCTTCATCTATCCTTACGTCAACAGCCGAGCTGTCGAGTACATCTTCATTGTGCTGAATTCTTCTCAGGGCCTTCTGCTTACCTTGATACTGACAATAACATCGAAGGTGGTGCAGAAATGGAAGGTGGCGATCAGAGCACGCTTCGGTCTGACTCAACCTAAGCAGAACGCTGGAGTAACCAACACTGCCAACAACAATCAGACTACCGCAACGGCGTGTAAGACCAGCTCATCTGCAGACATACCCATGACAACTATAGCTGATGTGGAGGAGAACAGAAAGCGCACTCAGCTGGATAGGCCTCATCAGGGCCGCGGATGTACCGCCATAGTTACCAATCTGACGACCACAGCATGCGGAACCGACTTTGCTATAGAAATGCCCAAGACAACTTTGGCTGATGTCGAAAACACCGCACGCTCTCATCTGGACAAGCCTCAACAAGACGGAGCAACCGCCACTGCAAGCACTAAGCTGACTCCCGCAGGGGAAACTGGc GTTATGGTACCAGCGACCAACGTGACCCCCCTACCAGCGACCAACGTGACCCCCCTACCAGCGACCAACGTGACCCCCCTACCAGCGACCAACGTGACCCAGTGGGGCAAGACAGTTGAAACTGCAAAGCAGAACCTATCAGTGACTCGGGAAGGTGTGGTACAAAGTCTACTGCAACTGTAA